In the genome of Aquipuribacter hungaricus, one region contains:
- a CDS encoding DMT family transporter produces the protein MTEDSSAIPAMVPVVPRTPTGLWWGLLGVAAFSLTVPLTRLAVAEASPLFLGAGRAVLAAVLATAALLLTRQRRPSRRQVARLAAVAGGVVVGFPLLTSFALVSVPAAHAAVVIALLPAATAATVVLRTGERPPARFWLLASLGAAVTVGFVAVEGGGLDGLQPADLLLLGAVAAAAVGYAEGGLLARELGAWQTVSWALVLAAPLMAVLTVVALPGGTPSTPVGWAAFAYLGAVSMFLGFVAWYRGLARGPMAQVSQVQLVQPVMSIAWAALLLGEALSWPTVLGGVLVVACAGSAVRVRLGAARPSPVPPGAGA, from the coding sequence ATGACGGAAGACAGTAGCGCTATCCCGGCGATGGTCCCGGTGGTACCGCGCACCCCGACCGGGCTGTGGTGGGGTCTCCTCGGTGTCGCGGCGTTCTCGCTGACCGTCCCCCTCACCCGGCTCGCGGTGGCGGAGGCCTCCCCGCTGTTCCTGGGGGCCGGCCGCGCGGTGCTCGCCGCCGTGCTCGCCACGGCCGCCCTGCTCCTCACCCGGCAGCGCCGGCCCTCGAGGCGGCAGGTGGCACGGCTGGCCGCGGTGGCGGGGGGCGTCGTGGTCGGCTTCCCCCTCCTCACGTCGTTCGCGCTGGTGAGCGTGCCGGCCGCGCACGCCGCCGTCGTCATCGCGCTGCTGCCCGCCGCGACCGCGGCCACCGTGGTGCTGCGGACGGGCGAGCGGCCGCCGGCCAGGTTCTGGCTGCTCGCGTCGCTGGGGGCCGCGGTGACCGTCGGCTTCGTCGCCGTCGAGGGCGGCGGGCTCGACGGGCTGCAGCCGGCGGACCTCCTGCTGCTCGGCGCCGTGGCCGCGGCGGCCGTCGGGTACGCCGAGGGCGGGCTGCTGGCCCGCGAGCTCGGCGCCTGGCAGACCGTGTCGTGGGCGCTCGTGCTGGCGGCGCCCCTCATGGCGGTCCTCACGGTGGTGGCCCTCCCGGGCGGCACCCCCAGCACACCGGTCGGCTGGGCGGCCTTCGCCTACCTGGGTGCCGTGAGCATGTTCCTGGGGTTCGTCGCCTGGTACCGCGGTCTCGCGCGGGGGCCGATGGCGCAGGTGAGCCAGGTGCAGCTCGTGCAGCCCGTCATGAGCATCGCCTGGGCCGCCCTCCTGCTGGGCGAGGCGCTGTCGTGGCCCACGGTGCTGGGCGGTGTGCTGGTGGTGGCCTGCGCCGGGTCGGCGGTGCGGGTGCGGCTCGGCGCGGCCCGCCCCTCGCCTGTCCCTCCGGGGGCCGGCGCCTGA